A single genomic interval of Bradyrhizobium sp. AZCC 1693 harbors:
- a CDS encoding YciI family protein, with the protein MLYAILCYHDEDTVGSWTREQDAAVMKKLAVVQDKLAKQGRLGPVARLLPTTAAATLRKDDPPLVLDGPYAETKEQLLGFYLVDCKNLDEALDVARDLGAANPGGAYEIRPVGQFAPGSVQP; encoded by the coding sequence ATGCTTTACGCCATCCTTTGCTATCACGACGAAGACACCGTCGGCTCCTGGACCAGGGAACAGGACGCCGCGGTCATGAAGAAACTTGCCGTCGTGCAGGACAAGCTCGCCAAGCAGGGCCGCCTTGGCCCGGTCGCGCGGCTGCTGCCGACGACGGCGGCGGCCACGCTCCGCAAGGACGACCCGCCATTGGTGCTCGACGGCCCCTATGCCGAAACCAAGGAGCAGTTGCTCGGCTTCTATCTCGTCGACTGCAAGAACCTCGACGAGGCGCTCGACGTCGCCCGCGACCTCGGCGCGGCCAATCCCGGCGGCGCCTACGAGATCCGTCCTGTCGGCCAGTTTGCGCCGGGGAGTGTGCAGCCGTGA
- a CDS encoding TetR/AcrR family transcriptional regulator, whose product MLKKGVERRQVLRALGEVFRAHGYEGASLTLITEATGLGKGSLYHLFPGGKEQMAAEVLADIDAWFELNIYAPLREASDPERAIAAMIAGVDRYFHSGDRVCLVGMVAIGAARDTFATSVDDYFARWQAALASLLRRSGLSKGQAQRRAEDALLTIQGALVLARGRNDAGIFRRALSGLTARLLAPPE is encoded by the coding sequence ATGCTGAAGAAGGGCGTCGAGCGCAGGCAAGTGTTGCGCGCGCTCGGCGAGGTGTTTCGCGCGCATGGCTATGAGGGGGCTTCGCTGACGCTGATCACCGAGGCCACCGGGCTCGGCAAGGGCAGCCTCTATCACCTATTCCCCGGCGGCAAGGAGCAAATGGCCGCCGAGGTGCTGGCCGACATCGACGCCTGGTTCGAGCTCAACATCTATGCGCCATTGCGCGAGGCCTCCGATCCCGAGCGCGCGATCGCCGCGATGATCGCGGGCGTCGACCGGTATTTTCATTCCGGCGATCGCGTCTGTCTGGTCGGCATGGTCGCGATCGGCGCGGCGCGCGACACGTTTGCCACAAGCGTCGACGATTATTTTGCGCGCTGGCAGGCCGCGCTGGCATCACTGCTGCGGCGATCCGGATTGAGCAAGGGCCAGGCGCAGCGGCGAGCGGAGGATGCGCTGTTGACCATTCAGGGCGCCTTGGTGCTGGCGCGGGGACGCAACGACGCCGGAATCTTTCGCCGGGCATTGAGCGGTCTGACGGCGCGGTTGCTCGCGCCGCCGGAGTGA
- a CDS encoding SRPBCC family protein — protein sequence MFEVIVTIAVILAIAIAAVLILAAAKPDTLRVQRSVSIKAPAERIFPLISDFQQWVTWSAYEQKDPAMKRTYSGAERGKGAVYAWDGDKNVGSGRMEILEASAPQKIVIKLDFFTPFEGHNTAEFTMLPQGNGTHVTWLMHGPARFLTRLIQVFMNLDNMIGRDFEAGLANLKKLIEK from the coding sequence ATGTTTGAAGTCATTGTCACCATCGCCGTCATCCTGGCGATTGCCATCGCCGCGGTCCTCATTCTCGCCGCGGCCAAGCCAGATACGCTGCGCGTGCAGCGCTCGGTCAGCATCAAGGCGCCGGCGGAACGGATCTTTCCGCTGATCTCCGACTTTCAACAGTGGGTGACCTGGTCGGCCTACGAGCAGAAGGATCCGGCGATGAAGCGCACCTATAGCGGTGCGGAGCGCGGCAAGGGCGCGGTTTATGCCTGGGACGGCGACAAGAATGTCGGTTCCGGCCGCATGGAGATTCTCGAAGCTTCCGCGCCGCAAAAGATCGTCATCAAGCTCGATTTCTTCACGCCGTTCGAAGGCCACAACACCGCCGAGTTCACAATGCTGCCGCAGGGCAATGGCACCCATGTCACATGGCTGATGCATGGTCCCGCACGCTTCTTGACCAGGCTGATCCAGGTGTTCATGAATCTGGACAACATGATCGGCCGGGATTTCGAAGCCGGTCTCGCTAATTTGAAGAAGCTAATCGAGAAATGA
- a CDS encoding TetR/AcrR family transcriptional regulator, with translation MVQKNKKPPVARIDDPVAPKRRGRPRAYQPDVALGKALDLFRKDGFAATSLDDLSAATGMNRPSLYGAFGDKRELFIKSYRRYRDDARAAMGDIFRGELPIRKRLERIYAVALDIYLSGESGPRGCFTVMTAASEAVHDPDIRAMVMEGFTELDKAFAACFRLAKANGELPESADPAVLAQLASATIHTLAIRARARTPRAELEAIVKGALDVMVGAAK, from the coding sequence ATGGTACAAAAAAATAAAAAGCCGCCTGTGGCGAGGATCGACGATCCCGTGGCGCCCAAGCGCCGCGGCCGGCCGCGCGCCTATCAGCCGGACGTCGCGCTCGGCAAGGCGCTCGATCTGTTTCGCAAGGATGGTTTCGCCGCGACCTCGCTGGACGATCTCTCTGCCGCCACCGGCATGAACCGGCCAAGCCTTTACGGCGCGTTCGGCGACAAGCGCGAGCTGTTCATCAAGAGCTACCGCCGCTATCGCGACGACGCCCGGGCGGCGATGGGCGACATCTTCCGCGGCGAGCTGCCGATCCGAAAGCGGCTGGAGCGGATCTATGCGGTGGCGCTCGACATCTATCTGTCCGGCGAATCCGGTCCGCGCGGCTGCTTCACGGTGATGACCGCAGCCTCCGAGGCGGTACATGACCCTGATATCCGCGCCATGGTGATGGAAGGCTTCACCGAACTCGACAAGGCCTTTGCGGCCTGTTTCCGGCTGGCCAAGGCGAACGGTGAGTTGCCCGAAAGCGCCGATCCGGCCGTGCTGGCCCAGCTCGCCTCCGCCACCATCCACACCCTCGCCATCCGCGCCCGCGCCCGGACGCCGCGCGCGGAATTGGAGGCGATCGTCAAGGGCGCACTCGATGTGATGGTCGGGGCGGCGAAATAA
- a CDS encoding nuclear transport factor 2 family protein, whose amino-acid sequence MSRPPLPPFTRETAAQKARMAEDAWNSRDPVKVSLAYTEDSRWRNRSEFLEGRDAIVEFLTRKWAKENDYRLIKDLWAFDQNRIAVRFQYEWHDDAGQWHRSYGNEQWEFDEHGLMRRREASINDIAIKESERRFHWPAPGPRPADVAGLSENPL is encoded by the coding sequence ATGTCGCGTCCGCCGCTGCCGCCCTTCACCCGCGAAACCGCCGCCCAGAAGGCGCGCATGGCGGAAGACGCCTGGAATTCGCGCGATCCGGTCAAGGTGTCGCTCGCCTATACCGAGGACAGCCGCTGGCGCAACCGCTCCGAATTCCTTGAAGGACGCGATGCGATCGTCGAATTCCTCACCCGCAAATGGGCGAAGGAGAACGACTATCGCCTGATCAAGGATCTCTGGGCGTTCGATCAGAACCGCATCGCCGTGCGCTTTCAGTATGAATGGCACGACGATGCCGGGCAGTGGCATCGCTCCTACGGCAACGAGCAGTGGGAGTTCGACGAGCACGGCCTGATGCGGCGGCGCGAGGCCAGCATCAACGATATCGCCATCAAGGAGAGCGAGCGGCGCTTCCACTGGCCGGCGCCGGGGCCGCGCCCGGCCGATGTCGCGGGCTTAAGCGAGAACCCGCTGTGA
- a CDS encoding RNA polymerase sigma factor has protein sequence MTDAAWIDAALTSARPQAVGALLRYFRNLDTAEEAFQNACLRALKSWPQNGPPRDPAAWLIMVGRNVAIDDIRRSKKQEALPEDEAISDLDDAEEQIAERLDGSHYRDDILRLLFICCHPDLPATQQIALALRIVSGLTVKQIARAFLVSEAAMEQRITRAKARVADADVPFETPGAVERSERLTSVAAMIYLIFNEGYSASGDTAEIRAPLCEEAIRLARLLLRLFQSEPEIMGLTALLLIQHARAAARFDADGAVILLDDQDRSLWNKSLIAEGLALIDKAMRHRRSGPYQVQAAIAALHARAEKPEDTDWTQIDLLYGALEIMQPSPVVTLNRAVAVSKVKGPQAGLDMIEPLAQRLSNYFHFFGVRGAFLMQLGRNDEARTAFDRAIALANTSAEAAHIRMHLDRLQRDSQPRGKKAGK, from the coding sequence GTGACCGACGCCGCCTGGATCGATGCCGCGCTGACCTCGGCTCGCCCCCAGGCGGTCGGCGCGTTGCTGCGCTATTTTCGCAATCTCGACACTGCAGAGGAGGCGTTTCAGAACGCCTGCCTCCGTGCGCTGAAGAGCTGGCCACAGAACGGCCCGCCGCGCGATCCCGCGGCGTGGCTGATCATGGTCGGGCGCAATGTCGCGATCGACGACATCAGACGCAGCAAAAAGCAGGAGGCGCTGCCCGAGGACGAGGCGATTTCCGATCTCGATGACGCCGAGGAACAGATTGCCGAGCGGCTCGACGGCTCGCACTACCGCGACGACATTTTGCGGCTTTTGTTCATCTGCTGCCATCCGGACCTGCCGGCGACCCAGCAGATCGCGCTTGCGCTCCGCATCGTCTCAGGCCTGACGGTCAAGCAGATCGCGCGCGCCTTCCTGGTCTCGGAAGCCGCGATGGAGCAGCGCATCACGCGGGCGAAGGCCCGCGTGGCGGATGCCGACGTGCCGTTCGAAACGCCCGGCGCGGTGGAGCGCTCAGAACGCCTCACCTCCGTCGCCGCCATGATCTACCTGATCTTTAACGAGGGTTATTCGGCTTCAGGCGATACCGCCGAGATTCGCGCGCCGTTATGCGAGGAGGCGATTCGGCTGGCGCGGCTGTTGCTGCGGCTGTTCCAGAGCGAGCCCGAGATCATGGGGCTGACCGCGTTGCTCTTGATCCAGCACGCGCGCGCCGCGGCGCGGTTCGACGCCGATGGCGCGGTGATCCTGCTCGACGATCAGGACCGCTCGCTATGGAACAAGTCTCTCATCGCCGAGGGGCTGGCGCTGATCGACAAGGCGATGCGCCATCGCCGCAGCGGACCCTACCAGGTGCAGGCCGCAATCGCAGCGCTGCATGCCCGCGCCGAAAAGCCTGAAGATACCGACTGGACCCAGATCGACCTGCTCTACGGCGCGCTCGAGATCATGCAACCGTCGCCGGTGGTGACGCTGAACCGCGCCGTTGCGGTGTCCAAGGTGAAGGGACCGCAGGCCGGGCTCGACATGATCGAGCCGCTGGCACAACGGCTGTCGAACTATTTTCATTTCTTCGGCGTGCGCGGCGCCTTCCTGATGCAGCTCGGCCGCAATGACGAAGCCCGCACGGCCTTCGATCGCGCCATCGCGCTGGCGAACACCTCGGCCGAAGCCGCCCACATCCGCATGCACCTCGACCGCCTGCAGCGCGACAGCCAGCCCCGCGGCAAAAAGGCGGGGAAGTAG
- a CDS encoding metallophosphoesterase, giving the protein MLTRRHFLRAMGGVGALGVSTTAYGFSAPVVRLRVARYHLSPPQWPAGLKLRIAAIADLHACDPWMSLEHIQEIVERTNALKPDIVVMLGDYVAGHRKVTRLIPDAEWAAVLAGLKAPLGVHAVLGNHDWWEDKTVQREGQGLPSAGRALEAAGIPVYENDARKLSKNGHSFWLAGLGDQLAYIPARRFRPLKRIGVDDLGATLAKITDDAPVVLMAHEPDIARRVPSRVALQLSGHTHGGQVRMLGWSPISPSGQQLAYGHIKMNCDVVVSGGLGCSIVPFRLGVPPEIVLVTLEANRPAIAQVAPSAA; this is encoded by the coding sequence ATGTTAACACGCCGTCATTTTCTGAGAGCCATGGGTGGAGTGGGCGCGCTGGGCGTCTCGACCACCGCTTACGGATTCAGCGCCCCGGTCGTCCGGCTTCGCGTCGCGCGCTACCACCTTTCTCCGCCGCAATGGCCGGCAGGTCTCAAGCTCAGGATCGCCGCCATCGCCGACCTCCATGCCTGCGATCCCTGGATGTCGCTCGAACATATCCAGGAGATCGTCGAACGCACCAACGCGCTCAAGCCTGACATCGTCGTCATGCTCGGCGACTATGTGGCCGGACATCGCAAGGTGACGCGGCTCATTCCCGACGCCGAATGGGCGGCGGTGCTCGCCGGATTGAAGGCGCCGCTCGGCGTGCATGCGGTGCTTGGCAATCACGACTGGTGGGAAGACAAGACCGTGCAGCGGGAAGGGCAGGGATTGCCGTCCGCCGGCCGCGCGCTGGAAGCCGCCGGCATCCCGGTGTACGAAAACGACGCCAGGAAACTCAGCAAGAACGGCCATTCGTTCTGGCTGGCCGGCCTCGGCGACCAGCTCGCCTACATCCCGGCGCGCCGCTTCAGGCCGCTCAAGCGCATCGGCGTCGACGATCTCGGCGCCACGCTGGCGAAGATCACCGACGATGCCCCCGTCGTTCTGATGGCGCATGAGCCGGACATCGCCCGGCGCGTGCCCTCGCGCGTCGCGCTGCAACTCTCCGGGCATACCCATGGCGGCCAGGTGCGGATGCTGGGCTGGTCGCCGATCTCGCCGTCCGGGCAGCAGCTCGCCTATGGCCACATCAAGATGAACTGCGACGTCGTCGTCTCCGGCGGCCTCGGCTGCAGCATCGTGCCGTTCCGTCTCGGGGTGCCGCCGGAAATCGTGCTGGTAACGCTGGAGGCAAACCGGCCAGCTATCGCGCAGGTTGCTCCGTCTGCGGCATAG
- a CDS encoding glutathione binding-like protein has translation MDLYFSPLACSLATRIALYEAGAEANYLEVDPKTKVVQKDGSDFRSVNPLGLVPTLRTDDGTVLTENAAILQYVADRFPGAGISAASAEERSRLHQWLCFIGTELHKALFVPLLDKTAPQDAKSYALTKNLSRLDYLENYLKGREFLLDHFSVADAYLVTIINWTMATPPIELVKWPNVKVYYERLRARPSIAKAVAEEFEMYKAELARHKAAA, from the coding sequence ATGGATCTTTATTTCTCGCCGCTCGCCTGCTCGCTGGCGACACGGATTGCGCTGTATGAAGCCGGCGCCGAGGCCAACTATCTCGAGGTCGATCCCAAGACCAAGGTCGTGCAGAAGGACGGCTCGGATTTCCGCAGCGTCAATCCGCTGGGGCTGGTGCCGACGCTGCGCACCGACGACGGGACGGTACTGACGGAAAACGCGGCGATCCTGCAATATGTCGCCGATCGTTTTCCGGGCGCCGGCATTTCGGCTGCATCTGCGGAGGAGCGCAGCCGCCTGCATCAATGGCTCTGCTTCATCGGCACCGAATTGCACAAGGCGCTGTTTGTGCCGCTGCTCGACAAGACGGCGCCGCAGGATGCCAAGTCCTATGCGTTGACCAAGAACCTGTCGCGGCTCGACTATCTCGAAAACTACCTGAAGGGCCGCGAATTCCTGCTCGATCATTTCAGCGTCGCCGATGCCTATCTCGTCACCATCATCAACTGGACGATGGCGACGCCGCCGATCGAACTGGTGAAATGGCCAAACGTGAAGGTCTATTACGAGCGGCTGCGCGCGCGGCCGAGCATCGCGAAGGCGGTCGCCGAGGAGTTCGAGATGTACAAGGCCGAACTCGCCCGGCACAAGGCAGCGGCGTAA
- the ybgC gene encoding tol-pal system-associated acyl-CoA thioesterase, producing the protein MSPTANLDGEIRDGRHHMQVRVYYEDTDFSGIVYHANYLRFMERGRTNHLRLMGASQHALFEQAQEESPGFAFVVRSMELDFLRPARMDDVLDVVTWPVAVKGASITLAQEVRRGDEVLVKAAVRVAFISGGRAKPIPKSLRLLMKADLAPD; encoded by the coding sequence ATGAGCCCGACAGCGAATCTCGACGGCGAGATCCGCGACGGCCGCCATCACATGCAGGTCCGCGTCTACTACGAGGACACCGATTTCTCCGGCATCGTCTATCATGCCAATTACCTGCGCTTCATGGAACGCGGGCGCACCAACCATCTGCGCCTGATGGGCGCGTCGCAGCACGCGCTGTTTGAGCAGGCGCAAGAGGAATCGCCCGGCTTTGCCTTCGTGGTGCGCTCGATGGAGCTCGATTTTCTGCGCCCCGCGCGCATGGACGACGTGCTCGATGTGGTGACGTGGCCGGTCGCAGTGAAGGGCGCCTCGATCACGCTGGCGCAGGAAGTGCGGCGAGGTGACGAGGTGCTGGTCAAGGCCGCCGTGCGCGTCGCCTTCATCAGCGGGGGCCGGGCAAAGCCGATCCCGAAATCGCTGCGGCTATTGATGAAGGCCGATCTGGCCCCGGATTGA
- a CDS encoding type II toxin-antitoxin system VapB family antitoxin, with protein MRTTIAIDDELLAKAEQLTDVHEKSALVREALKALIEREAARRLARLGGTEPQLRPIPRRRPR; from the coding sequence ATGCGAACAACGATTGCGATCGACGACGAATTGCTTGCCAAGGCTGAGCAGTTGACCGACGTACATGAAAAATCTGCCCTTGTTCGGGAAGCGCTGAAGGCGCTGATTGAGCGCGAAGCTGCTCGCCGATTGGCACGGCTTGGCGGCACCGAGCCGCAATTGCGCCCGATTCCGCGCCGGCGTCCTCGTTGA
- a CDS encoding 2-hydroxyacid dehydrogenase: MNKGALALLVHGGTENWSPQRWKARFDEVCPDRSVLLPNAAFDPAEVHYAAVWKPNPGELAAFPNLRVIFNLGAGVDALMADRSLPDAPLVRVAVTDLTARMTEYVVLHVLMHHRQELYLRESQRERRWAPKMQWAAGAISVGIMGLGTLGADAADALKRLGFRVAGWSRSPRAIDGIDCFHGDAQFEPFLRRTDILVCLLPLTPETRHILNRALFEKLNRKSPLGAPVLINAGRGALQNEADILQCLDDGTLGGASLDVYATEPLPADSRFWTHPKVVLTPHNAADTDPDEISKYVAQQIARFEAGGALENVVDRNRGY, translated from the coding sequence ATGAACAAAGGTGCGCTCGCCCTGCTGGTGCATGGCGGGACCGAAAACTGGTCGCCGCAGCGCTGGAAGGCCCGGTTCGACGAGGTCTGCCCCGACCGGTCCGTGCTGCTGCCGAATGCCGCGTTCGATCCCGCGGAGGTGCATTACGCGGCGGTGTGGAAGCCCAATCCGGGCGAACTCGCCGCCTTCCCCAACCTGCGCGTCATCTTCAATCTCGGCGCCGGCGTCGATGCGCTGATGGCCGACCGCTCATTGCCCGACGCGCCGCTGGTGCGCGTCGCCGTCACCGACCTCACCGCGCGGATGACCGAATATGTCGTGCTGCATGTGCTGATGCACCACCGGCAGGAACTCTACTTGCGGGAATCCCAGCGCGAGAGGCGCTGGGCGCCGAAAATGCAATGGGCGGCGGGCGCGATCTCCGTCGGCATCATGGGGCTGGGCACGCTTGGCGCTGACGCGGCCGACGCGCTCAAGCGCCTCGGCTTTCGCGTCGCGGGCTGGAGCCGCAGCCCCAGGGCGATCGACGGCATCGATTGCTTTCACGGCGACGCGCAGTTCGAGCCGTTCCTGCGGCGGACCGACATCCTGGTCTGCCTGCTGCCGCTAACGCCGGAGACGCGGCACATTCTCAACCGCGCGCTGTTTGAGAAACTGAACCGCAAAAGCCCGCTCGGCGCGCCGGTGCTGATCAATGCCGGCCGCGGCGCCTTGCAGAACGAAGCCGACATCCTGCAATGCCTCGACGACGGTACGCTCGGTGGCGCCTCGCTCGACGTCTACGCCACCGAGCCGCTGCCCGCAGACAGCCGGTTCTGGACCCATCCAAAAGTGGTGCTGACGCCGCACAACGCCGCCGACACCGATCCCGACGAAATATCGAAATATGTCGCGCAGCAGATCGCGCGCTTCGAGGCCGGCGGCGCGCTGGAAAATGTGGTGGATCGCAACCGGGGGTATTGA
- a CDS encoding methyl-accepting chemotaxis protein codes for MTSTARNGFSRHINLGIRTRITAALALASAGTAVFVLLGAMWIISGIVDRADERELRSHYDALQSRLGQEARRAAAMSAVVATIPAVQEAMARDDRDALMGLFGAGFAALKSDYGVDQFQFHTPPAISYLRVHQPKKFGDDLSGFRKTVVAANQARKPIVGLEGGVAGLGIRGVVPVALTGKHLGSVEFGLTFGQPFFDEFKRTRGTDVAFHLSADSDFKLFGGTLDGRSFFDPADYRSARDGGFVIHQGKLGTTPVAALLAPIKDFSGNSIGAVEIVMDNSEYVTSLDRARQLAIGMALLGISIAAAAGLLIARGISRPILSITAAMRDLAHGKLEFELPAHQHQGEVGEMARAVAVFKDNAVRMQRMQADQAEAKAQSEQEKRRAFTALADSFEASVRGVVERVSAAATEMQATAQSMSAIVEQSRQQTLTVSTASAQASDNVQTVAAAAEELSSSMGEIGRRLTHASSVVGKAANDGQQSNNRVQSLAAAAQKIGEVVSLINQIASQTNLLALNATIEAARAGEAGRGFAVVASEVKTLATQTARATEEIRAQIAAVQGETTAAVDGIQSICTTIREVDEISAAIAAAVEQQGSATQEIARNVQQAAARTGEVSRNISGVTTGIGATGDAAQEVLSSAGELAEQSSKLRSEVDRFLAHIRAA; via the coding sequence ATGACCAGCACAGCACGAAACGGCTTCTCCCGGCACATCAACCTGGGGATCAGGACACGGATCACCGCGGCTCTCGCGCTCGCCTCGGCGGGAACGGCGGTCTTCGTCCTGCTCGGCGCGATGTGGATCATCTCAGGCATCGTCGATCGCGCCGATGAGCGCGAATTGCGCAGCCACTACGACGCGCTGCAGTCGAGGCTCGGCCAGGAGGCCCGCCGGGCCGCCGCGATGAGCGCCGTCGTCGCGACCATCCCCGCGGTTCAGGAGGCGATGGCGCGCGACGACCGCGACGCCTTGATGGGATTGTTCGGCGCCGGATTTGCAGCCCTGAAATCCGACTATGGCGTCGACCAGTTCCAGTTTCACACGCCGCCGGCGATATCCTATCTGCGCGTCCATCAGCCGAAGAAATTCGGCGACGACCTCTCGGGTTTCCGCAAGACGGTTGTCGCGGCCAATCAGGCGCGCAAGCCGATCGTTGGTCTCGAAGGCGGCGTCGCCGGGCTCGGTATCCGCGGCGTCGTTCCGGTCGCGCTGACCGGCAAGCATCTCGGCTCCGTGGAGTTCGGGCTAACCTTCGGCCAGCCGTTCTTTGACGAGTTCAAGCGCACCCGCGGCACCGATGTCGCGTTCCACCTTTCGGCCGACAGCGATTTCAAGCTGTTCGGCGGGACGCTGGACGGCCGAAGCTTCTTCGATCCGGCCGACTATCGCAGCGCCCGCGACGGCGGCTTCGTCATCCACCAGGGCAAGCTTGGCACGACGCCGGTTGCCGCGTTGCTCGCTCCGATCAAGGATTTTTCCGGCAACTCCATCGGCGCCGTCGAAATCGTGATGGACAACAGCGAATATGTGACCTCGCTCGATCGCGCGCGCCAGCTCGCCATCGGCATGGCGTTGCTCGGGATCTCCATCGCGGCCGCCGCCGGATTGCTGATCGCCCGCGGCATTTCACGCCCGATTCTTTCGATCACGGCGGCGATGCGCGACCTCGCACATGGCAAGCTGGAATTCGAATTGCCCGCCCATCAGCACCAAGGCGAGGTTGGCGAAATGGCGCGGGCGGTGGCTGTGTTCAAGGACAATGCCGTCCGCATGCAACGAATGCAGGCGGACCAGGCGGAAGCCAAGGCCCAATCCGAGCAGGAAAAGCGCCGCGCCTTCACGGCGCTGGCCGACAGCTTTGAGGCGAGCGTGCGCGGCGTGGTCGAGCGCGTGTCGGCGGCGGCAACCGAAATGCAGGCGACGGCGCAGTCGATGTCCGCCATCGTCGAGCAATCGCGGCAACAGACGCTCACGGTTTCCACCGCATCCGCGCAGGCTTCCGACAACGTCCAGACCGTCGCTGCAGCGGCCGAAGAATTGTCGTCGTCGATGGGCGAAATCGGCCGGCGGCTGACGCATGCCTCCAGCGTGGTCGGCAAGGCCGCGAATGACGGCCAGCAGTCGAACAACCGTGTGCAAAGCCTCGCCGCCGCCGCGCAGAAAATTGGAGAGGTGGTGTCACTGATTAACCAGATCGCCAGCCAGACCAACCTGCTGGCGCTGAATGCGACCATCGAGGCCGCGCGCGCCGGCGAAGCCGGCCGCGGCTTCGCGGTGGTTGCAAGCGAAGTGAAAACACTGGCGACGCAGACCGCCAGGGCGACCGAGGAAATCCGCGCCCAGATCGCGGCGGTCCAGGGCGAAACCACCGCCGCCGTCGACGGCATCCAGTCGATCTGCACCACGATTCGGGAGGTCGACGAAATTTCTGCGGCGATTGCCGCGGCCGTCGAACAGCAGGGCTCGGCGACGCAGGAAATCGCGCGCAACGTGCAGCAGGCCGCCGCCCGCACCGGCGAGGTCTCGCGCAACATTTCCGGCGTGACGACCGGCATCGGCGCCACCGGCGATGCCGCGCAGGAAGTGCTCAGCTCCGCGGGCGAACTGGCGGAGCAATCGAGCAAGCTGCGCAGCGAGGTCGACCGTTTTCTCGCCCACATCAGGGCGGCGTGA
- a CDS encoding DoxX family protein: MTIVTETLPASRPARWTGRILSGLVIVFLMIDGAIKLVPWPIVTETMDRMGYGSSETLARSLGVITIVCTVLYSVPPTSILGAILLTGYLGGAMASHVRIGSPLFTHTLFGLYLGLMVWGGLWLRDRSLQTLIPFRR, from the coding sequence ATGACCATCGTCACCGAGACCCTTCCGGCCTCCAGGCCGGCACGCTGGACCGGCCGCATCCTCTCCGGCCTCGTCATCGTGTTCCTGATGATCGACGGCGCCATCAAGCTGGTGCCGTGGCCGATCGTCACCGAAACCATGGACAGGATGGGCTATGGTTCGAGCGAAACGCTGGCGCGGAGTCTGGGCGTCATCACCATCGTCTGCACCGTGCTCTATTCGGTGCCGCCGACCTCGATCCTCGGCGCGATCCTGCTCACCGGCTATCTCGGCGGCGCCATGGCCTCGCATGTGCGGATCGGCAGCCCTCTATTCACGCACACCCTGTTCGGGCTTTATCTCGGCCTGATGGTGTGGGGCGGGCTGTGGCTGCGCGACCGGAGTTTGCAAACCTTGATCCCGTTTCGCCGCTGA
- a CDS encoding VOC family protein produces MQVNPYLFYNGNCEEALKYYQKALGAQIEAMMPYGDGPADMPVPADWKTKLMHARITIDGEVLMASDATPGDYHQPQGFSVALAVEDPADAERRFNALAEGGTVRMPFGKTFFSNGFGMCVDKFGIPWMVNCPKEDM; encoded by the coding sequence ATGCAAGTCAATCCCTATCTGTTCTACAACGGCAATTGCGAGGAAGCGCTGAAGTACTATCAAAAGGCGCTCGGTGCGCAGATCGAGGCGATGATGCCGTATGGCGACGGGCCCGCCGACATGCCGGTCCCGGCGGACTGGAAGACCAAGCTCATGCATGCCCGTATCACCATCGATGGCGAGGTGCTGATGGCATCCGACGCCACGCCCGGCGACTACCATCAGCCGCAGGGCTTTTCCGTTGCGCTCGCGGTCGAGGATCCCGCGGATGCCGAGCGCCGCTTCAACGCGCTCGCCGAGGGCGGTACGGTGCGGATGCCGTTCGGCAAGACCTTCTTCTCCAACGGTTTTGGCATGTGCGTCGACAAGTTCGGCATTCCCTGGATGGTCAACTGCCCCAAGGAAGATATGTAG
- a CDS encoding type II toxin-antitoxin system VapC family toxin produces MILVDTSIWVDHFRRQDARLAELLDARKVYMHPFVAGELAVGNLRNRDEILLMLNSLPVTAVASHDEALRFISNFSLAGRGLDTSTSTSLQR; encoded by the coding sequence TTGATTCTGGTCGATACCTCGATCTGGGTCGATCACTTCCGCCGGCAGGATGCCCGTCTGGCAGAGCTTCTCGACGCGCGCAAGGTCTACATGCATCCATTCGTTGCGGGTGAACTTGCCGTCGGCAATCTTCGAAATCGCGATGAAATATTGCTGATGCTGAACTCATTGCCGGTCACCGCGGTAGCGTCTCACGACGAGGCGTTACGCTTCATCTCCAATTTCTCGCTGGCCGGACGTGGATTGGATACATCGACATCCACCTCCTTGCAGCGGTAA